The following is a genomic window from Gemmatimonadaceae bacterium.
CGTGTAGAGCATTACGAGATGGCGTGCTACGGCACGGTCCGCACCTATGCCGCGTTGCTCGGACGGGACGACCACCGCCGACTGCTTCAACAGACGCTCGATGAGGAGCGTGAGACGGACAAGTTGCTAACGGACCTCGCGGAGCGTTCGATCAATTCCGACGCCGACGTCCAAGTACCCGCGGCGCGCGCGGCGAAGAGCGCTGCGCGGCGGCGCACGCGGCGAGCCGACGCGGAGGTGGGCCTGCTGAGCGTGGACGAGGCAGTGGCCCTCGATCCGACGCCCGCCGGCTGGGCCGCGCGCATCCGGGCGGAAGCCGGTCCATCGGATCGCGGCCCGGTGCGCTGAGGGAGGAGATGGGCGGACCGCGCGGCAGGATCCGGTGACGACGCCGATCAGCCCGCTTGCGGGCCAGCTTGCTCAGGCCGCACAGCTGGTTGATGTCTCGCGGCTCATCGATGCCTACTATCGCCTAACGCCGGACCCGGCAGTGCTCGCCCAACGGGTTGCGTTCGGCACATCCGGGCATCGCGGCTCGTCGTTCGACGCCACGTTCAACGAGGCGCACGTACTGGCGATCACGCAGGCGATCTGCCGCTCCCGCCACGATCGTGGCGTCGATGGGCCGCTCTTCCTCGGTATCGACACGCAT
Proteins encoded in this region:
- a CDS encoding ferritin-like domain-containing protein, which encodes MELTSLEELYVEELRGLYGAEKQIMRALPKMIKAASHRDLKRAFTTHERQTRGHVTRLERIFKQLGERPKAQKSIGMEGLLEEGAALIKVKPSPEVLDAGLITKAQRVEHYEMACYGTVRTYAALLGRDDHRRLLQQTLDEERETDKLLTDLAERSINSDADVQVPAARAAKSAARRRTRRADAEVGLLSVDEAVALDPTPAGWAARIRAEAGPSDRGPVR